The Vigna radiata var. radiata cultivar VC1973A unplaced genomic scaffold, Vradiata_ver6 scaffold_214, whole genome shotgun sequence genome window below encodes:
- the LOC106778127 gene encoding probable WRKY transcription factor 70 codes for MANQLLEVLAHDKSITHLQKEEEGSKSVLPFVEDLVRNVLCSFTNTLLLLNSSNDVSITLRDVSSSTTTSPKKLESVDETCKNRSILTTENRRRGYKRKSIAPSWEKNSSILIEDGYVWRKYGQKMTLNAKYLRSYYRCTHKNDQGCHAMKQVQRIQDVPPLYRTTYYGHHTCKSRMINSEIVLEPLSPSASSTLLSFNSSFHCKQENPFPSSLLAPTKHELVEMIHDEHSAQNQLSSLEDLLLHDCEVDCDYSRRVANMLSSAESVEFENVFMSSLDYVG; via the exons ATGGCAAATCAGTTGCTTGAAGTTCTTGCTCATGACAAATCAATCACTCATCttcaaaaggaagaagaagggtcAAAGTCAGTATTACCATTTGTTGAAGATCTTGTGCGCAACGTTCTGTGTTCATTCACAAACACCCTTCTGCTTTTGAACTCCAGCAACGATGTTTCCATCACTCTCAGAGATGTctcttcttccaccaccactTCCCCAAAGAAGTTGGAATCTGTCGATGAAACTTGCAAGAATCGCAGTATTCTCACCACTGAAAACCGAAGAAGAGGCTACAAGAGAAA ATCAATTGCTCCAAGTTGGGAGAAGAACAGCTCCATACTGATTGAAGATGGCTATGTATGGAGAAAATATGGACAGAAAATGACATTGAACGCCAAATACCTCAG GAGCTACTACAGGTGCACTCACAAGAATGATCAGGGATGCCATGCAATGAAACAGGTGCAGAGAATTCAAGATGTTCCTCCTTTGTACCGAACAACCTATTACGGCCATCATACTTGTAAAAGCCGTATGATCAATTCTGAGATTGTTTTGGAACCTctttctccttctgcatcttcCACGTTACTTAGCTTTAATAGCAGCTTTCATTGCAAACAAGAAAACCCGTTTCCCTCATCACTACTTGCTCCAACCAAACATGAGCTGGTGGAAATGATTCATGATGAACATAGTGCTCAGAATCAATTATCCTCTCTTGAAGACCTCTTATTACATGATTGTGAAGTTGATTGCGATTATTCAAGGCGTGTGGCTAATATGCTATCATCCGCTGAATCCGTTGAATTTGAGAATGTTTTTATGAGCAGTTTGGATTATGTTGGCTAG
- the LOC106778125 gene encoding probable WRKY transcription factor 70, with protein sequence MESLHETCKSRNILNTNNRRRCYKRKSIAPTWEKESSILIEDGYAWRKYGQKMTLHAKYLRSYYRCTYKTDQRCSAMKQVQRIQDDPPLYRTTYYGHHTCRSPANQEIILEPFSPSASSTLLSFDNSLHSKQENPFPSPLLASIKHDEHGAQNQLSALENLLLYDYDISFDYSRNATLLSSAESVQFENVFGQFGF encoded by the exons ATGGAGTCTCTGCATGAAACCTGCAAGAGTCGCAACATTCTCAACACTAATAACCGAAGAAGATGCTACAAGAGAAA ATCAATTGCGCCAACTTGGGAGAAGGAAAGCTCCATACTGATTGAAGATGGGTATGCATGGAGAAAGTACGGACAAAAAATGACATTGCACGCAAAATACCTAAG GAGCTACTACAGGTGCACTTACAAGACTGATCAGAGATGCTCAGCAATGAAACAGGTGCAGAGGATTCAAGATGATCCTCCTTTGTACCGAACAACCTATTATGGCCATCACACTTGTCGAAGCCCTGCGAATCAGGAGATTATTCTGgaacctttttctccttctgcatcttcCACGTTACTTAGCTTTGATAACAGCCTTCATAGCAAACAAGAAAACCCGTTTCCCTCACCACTGCTTGCATCAATCAAGCACGATGAACATGGTGCTCAAAACCAGTTGTCTGCGTTAGAGAACCTCCTATTATACGattatgatatttcttttgattattcGAGGAATGCCACTTTGCTGTCGTCGGCTGAATCCGTTCAATTTGAGAATGTTTTTGGACAGTTTGGATTTTGA